The proteins below come from a single Fodinicola acaciae genomic window:
- a CDS encoding carbohydrate ABC transporter permease, which translates to MAGLTVARTRAARTAGARTARSPHRRRQMYAAWGFAAPFGVLFAVFLAGPVIGSLMMSLTDMRSADLRNPFAVNFVGLANFGKLAGDQIFGQAALNTAYFVGVGVPLTMVVALAAAVALDRGIDRFRMAFRVGYYLPVVTSIVAISVIWRFLLQPDNGLVNTVLSWVGVAGPDWLASTTWAMPSLIVMACWRNFGNLMVIFLAGLQAVPRGLLEAAAVDGATAIERFRYVTVPMLRPTLLFGAVITGIGYLQFFEEPLVMTGGGPLNRTLSVSYDIYNQFGFGNYGYAAAMSYVLFLAIVLLTLFQFKLLGRGVR; encoded by the coding sequence ATGGCCGGCCTGACCGTGGCTCGTACGCGCGCGGCCCGCACCGCCGGCGCGCGTACGGCCCGCAGTCCACACCGGCGCCGGCAGATGTACGCCGCGTGGGGTTTCGCCGCGCCGTTCGGCGTCCTGTTCGCGGTTTTCCTTGCCGGGCCGGTGATCGGTTCGCTGATGATGAGCCTGACCGACATGCGCAGCGCCGACCTGCGCAACCCGTTCGCGGTCAACTTCGTCGGCCTGGCCAACTTCGGGAAGCTGGCCGGCGACCAGATTTTCGGCCAGGCGGCGCTGAACACGGCGTACTTCGTCGGCGTCGGCGTGCCGCTGACGATGGTCGTCGCGCTGGCCGCCGCGGTCGCGCTGGACCGCGGCATCGACCGGTTCCGTATGGCTTTCCGCGTCGGCTACTACCTTCCGGTCGTCACCAGCATCGTGGCGATCTCGGTGATCTGGCGTTTCCTGCTGCAGCCGGACAACGGACTGGTCAACACCGTCCTGTCGTGGGTCGGCGTGGCCGGACCGGACTGGCTGGCCAGCACCACCTGGGCCATGCCGTCGCTGATCGTGATGGCGTGCTGGCGCAATTTCGGCAACCTGATGGTGATTTTCCTGGCCGGCCTGCAGGCGGTGCCGCGCGGCCTGCTGGAGGCGGCGGCAGTCGACGGAGCCACCGCGATCGAGCGCTTTCGTTACGTGACCGTCCCGATGCTGCGGCCGACGCTGCTTTTCGGTGCGGTCATTACCGGAATCGGCTATCTGCAGTTCTTCGAGGAGCCGTTGGTGATGACCGGCGGCGGACCGCTCAACCGGACGTTGTCGGTGTCGTACGACATCTACAACCAGTTTGGCTTCGGCAACTACGGCTATGCGGCGGCGATGAGCTATGTGCTTTTCCTCGCGATCGTGCTGCTCACGTTGTTCCAGTTCAAGCTGCTCGGCCGGGGAGTGCGGTGA
- a CDS encoding GH39 family glycosyl hydrolase, which translates to MTSSRPAEHARTDWENRIGRHNARPAGGITAPPAPATVRATAGRGQVTLDWDPVPGAAGYLVHRADISDGDFQPVDHKGLDVLAVPDPSYVDTTGVPGRPYRYAVAALADVAAVGPLSHSVQATSDTGGDGRIGLDVDVSAVVGPLHRPWRPMVGSEHLSHLLSTEQTGGRPIGAELADALRIMRTELGVETVRAHGILCDDLRVYREVDGEPVYDFSGVDRVYDQVRDLGLRPVVELSFMPRDLASDRSKTVFTYGAIVSPPKDWDRWADLVRALVRHLLDRYGTEEVVEHWSFEVWNEANLEVFWSGGKSDYLRLYDVTAAAVREVDDRLVVAGPATAAAGWVEDLLSHVDGSGAALDALTTHTYGSQPLDFRPALARHDRADTRIWWTEWGVTPRHFAPVNDSVFAACFLARGMKSAAGRVDALAYWVCSDHFEELGRPTELLHGGFGLLTVGNLRKPRFHALSMLEKLGDGELALRWSGDGGGGLVDAWASIDQQTGRVAIAGWNAPLDQSKVDGDPLLDRTLTLTVTGLPHQTYELRHHRLDATHSNLAARWGSGWPTAQEWDRLRAADGLALGEPPRAISPAGGRLTVTCDLPEPSMVLLELLPG; encoded by the coding sequence GTGACCAGCTCACGACCGGCCGAACATGCGCGTACGGACTGGGAAAACCGGATCGGCCGGCACAATGCGCGGCCGGCCGGTGGCATCACCGCGCCGCCCGCGCCGGCGACCGTACGCGCGACGGCCGGTCGCGGCCAGGTGACGCTCGACTGGGACCCGGTGCCGGGAGCGGCCGGCTATCTGGTCCACCGGGCCGACATCTCCGACGGCGATTTCCAGCCGGTCGACCACAAAGGTCTCGACGTCCTCGCCGTACCCGATCCGTCCTATGTGGACACGACCGGCGTGCCCGGACGCCCCTACCGGTATGCGGTGGCCGCGCTGGCCGATGTCGCCGCCGTCGGTCCGCTGTCGCACTCGGTCCAGGCGACGAGCGACACCGGCGGCGACGGACGGATTGGCTTGGACGTTGACGTTTCGGCTGTCGTCGGTCCATTGCACCGGCCATGGCGGCCGATGGTCGGCAGTGAACACCTGAGCCATCTGCTGTCGACGGAACAGACCGGCGGCCGGCCGATCGGCGCGGAGCTGGCCGACGCCCTGCGGATCATGCGCACCGAGCTTGGCGTGGAAACCGTACGCGCACACGGCATTCTGTGCGACGACCTGCGCGTTTATCGAGAGGTCGACGGCGAGCCGGTGTATGACTTCAGCGGTGTGGACCGGGTCTATGACCAGGTCCGCGATCTGGGTTTGCGGCCGGTGGTCGAGCTTTCCTTCATGCCGCGAGACCTGGCCAGCGATCGCAGCAAGACGGTCTTCACCTACGGTGCGATCGTGTCGCCGCCGAAGGACTGGGATCGCTGGGCCGACCTGGTACGCGCGTTGGTGCGCCACCTGCTCGATCGTTACGGCACCGAGGAAGTCGTCGAGCACTGGTCGTTCGAGGTCTGGAACGAGGCGAATCTCGAGGTCTTCTGGAGTGGCGGCAAAAGCGACTATCTGCGGCTCTACGACGTGACCGCGGCCGCCGTACGCGAGGTGGACGACAGGCTGGTCGTGGCCGGTCCGGCGACGGCGGCAGCCGGCTGGGTCGAGGACCTGCTGTCCCATGTGGACGGTTCAGGTGCGGCGTTGGACGCGCTGACCACGCACACCTACGGCAGCCAGCCGCTGGACTTCCGTCCGGCGCTGGCACGCCACGACCGCGCCGACACCAGGATCTGGTGGACCGAATGGGGAGTGACGCCGCGGCACTTCGCGCCGGTCAACGACTCGGTCTTCGCGGCCTGCTTTCTGGCTCGCGGCATGAAATCCGCCGCCGGCCGGGTCGACGCGCTCGCATACTGGGTCTGCTCGGACCACTTCGAGGAGCTCGGCCGGCCGACCGAGCTGTTGCACGGCGGGTTTGGCCTGCTGACCGTGGGAAACCTGCGCAAGCCGCGGTTTCATGCCCTGTCGATGCTGGAAAAACTCGGCGACGGCGAGCTGGCCCTGCGGTGGTCCGGCGACGGCGGTGGCGGCCTGGTGGACGCATGGGCCTCCATCGACCAGCAGACCGGCCGAGTCGCCATCGCCGGATGGAACGCGCCGCTCGATCAGTCCAAAGTGGACGGCGATCCGCTGCTCGACCGTACGCTGACGCTCACCGTCACCGGATTGCCGCACCAGACCTACGAACTCCGTCACCATCGCCTCGACGCGACACACTCCAACCTGGCCGCCCGGTGGGGCTCAGGTTGGCCGACTGCACAGGAATGGGATCGCTTGCGCGCCGCCGACGGCCTCGCCCTCGGTGAGCCGCCGCGGGCGATCTCACCCGCCGGCGGCCGGCTCACCGTCACCTGTGACCTGCCAGAGCCGTCGATGGTGCTGCTGGAGCTCCTACCTGGCTGA
- a CDS encoding MFS transporter: MTIQSTRAPFRLAIAPRSVRSRSQLVWALTATHFVSRAGSLARSFLVLYLTQERHLSLTTAGVVIAAVGVGDIGSQLLGGWLSDRIGRRNSMLVGFLGTAVALIALGSADSMPVICAAAGGVGLMAELFRPVGSAAVADLPAQDRARAFGFLFWAANLGFTVSTVAAGVLAQHGYGLLFWINAGASVLAALIVWRFIPETRPQKRETTQRALLPTLLRDPVMLVMAAIHIVYFTMFLQSFSTLPLVMANDGLGPGTYGAVLALNGIAIVVVQPIAVRLLPGRDTARVLAVSMLLVGIGSGLGAVVHGGAAYAASVLVWTFGQIGLSVVFGATFAGLAPADLRGRYMGIASATWSVGAVLGPLLGTALLATAGRTGLWIACLATGLLLFAAQLVIAPALRRRISPV; encoded by the coding sequence ATGACGATCCAGAGCACGCGGGCGCCGTTCCGGCTGGCGATCGCGCCTCGATCCGTACGGTCGCGGTCGCAACTGGTGTGGGCCCTCACGGCAACGCATTTCGTGAGCCGCGCCGGCAGCCTGGCGCGCTCGTTCCTGGTGCTTTATCTGACCCAGGAAAGGCATCTCTCGCTGACCACGGCCGGCGTCGTCATCGCGGCGGTCGGTGTGGGAGACATCGGGTCGCAACTGCTCGGCGGCTGGCTGAGTGACCGCATCGGCCGGCGAAACAGCATGCTGGTGGGATTTCTCGGTACGGCGGTCGCGCTGATCGCGCTCGGCTCGGCGGATTCGATGCCGGTGATCTGCGCGGCGGCCGGTGGCGTCGGCCTGATGGCGGAGCTGTTCCGGCCGGTCGGATCGGCCGCGGTGGCCGACCTGCCGGCGCAGGATCGAGCGCGTGCCTTCGGATTTCTGTTCTGGGCCGCCAATCTTGGCTTCACGGTCTCGACCGTCGCCGCGGGTGTGCTGGCGCAACACGGCTATGGCCTGTTGTTCTGGATCAATGCCGGCGCTTCGGTGCTCGCGGCGCTGATCGTGTGGCGGTTCATCCCCGAGACACGTCCGCAAAAGCGGGAAACGACCCAGCGAGCGCTGCTGCCGACCCTTCTCCGCGATCCGGTCATGCTCGTCATGGCGGCGATTCACATCGTGTACTTCACGATGTTTCTCCAGTCTTTCTCGACCCTTCCGCTGGTCATGGCGAACGACGGTCTCGGTCCGGGGACATACGGCGCGGTGCTCGCCCTGAACGGGATCGCGATCGTTGTCGTCCAACCGATTGCCGTACGGCTCCTGCCCGGCCGCGACACGGCCCGGGTTCTCGCGGTTTCCATGCTGTTGGTCGGCATCGGCAGCGGACTCGGCGCCGTCGTACACGGTGGCGCTGCCTACGCCGCGTCGGTGCTCGTGTGGACTTTTGGCCAGATCGGCCTGTCCGTGGTGTTCGGCGCCACTTTCGCCGGCCTCGCGCCGGCCGATCTTCGGGGCCGATACATGGGAATCGCGTCCGCCACGTGGAGCGTCGGCGCCGTGCTTGGACCGCTGCTGGGGACCGCGTTGCTCGCAACTGCCGGCCGCACCGGATTGTGGATCGCGTGCCTGGCGACCGGATTGCTGCTTTTCGCGGCACAGCTGGTCATCGCTCCGGCGTTGCGACGCCGGATCTCGCCAGTGTGA
- a CDS encoding carbohydrate ABC transporter permease has protein sequence MRRWWLYVILAAGIVAVVGPFVWMILGSFKSQGELLRTPPTWLPSQPTLDNYVQLFTKLDFPQYFANSVIVALCVTAGNLAFCSMLGYALAKLDFPGRRALFVLVVGSLMVPGMVTFVPSFVLVSNLGMSDTLAGMILPFLAGPFGVFLMRQFISGLPDELIDAARVDGAGEFRIFWSVIAPLCKPAMATLGILTFLGSWNNFLWPLVIAQTEDRYTLPVALALYATGQNNTKYGLLMAGSVVVVLPVLAIFVALQRFFVQGIALTGLK, from the coding sequence ATGCGGCGCTGGTGGCTCTACGTCATCCTGGCCGCCGGGATCGTGGCCGTGGTCGGACCGTTTGTCTGGATGATCCTCGGATCCTTCAAGAGCCAGGGCGAGTTGTTGCGTACGCCGCCGACCTGGCTGCCGAGCCAGCCGACGCTGGACAACTACGTCCAGCTCTTCACCAAGCTCGACTTTCCGCAGTATTTCGCCAACTCGGTGATCGTCGCGCTGTGCGTCACCGCCGGCAACCTGGCTTTCTGCTCGATGCTCGGATACGCCCTGGCCAAGCTCGACTTTCCGGGCCGTCGGGCGCTTTTCGTGCTGGTCGTGGGCAGTCTGATGGTTCCCGGCATGGTCACCTTCGTGCCGAGCTTCGTGCTGGTCAGCAACCTGGGCATGAGCGACACGCTGGCCGGCATGATCCTGCCGTTCCTGGCCGGCCCGTTCGGCGTCTTCCTGATGCGGCAGTTCATCTCCGGCCTGCCGGACGAGCTGATCGACGCGGCGCGGGTGGACGGTGCCGGCGAGTTCCGGATCTTCTGGTCGGTGATCGCGCCGCTGTGCAAGCCGGCGATGGCGACCCTCGGCATCCTCACGTTTCTCGGCTCCTGGAACAACTTCCTGTGGCCGCTGGTGATCGCGCAGACCGAAGATCGCTATACGCTGCCGGTCGCGCTCGCGCTCTACGCCACCGGCCAGAACAACACCAAGTACGGCCTGCTGATGGCCGGATCGGTCGTCGTCGTCCTGCCGGTGCTCGCCATTTTCGTCGCCCTGCAACGGTTCTTCGTGCAGGGCATCGCTCTGACCGGACTCAAGTAA
- a CDS encoding glucoamylase family protein — protein sequence MRRFLAIVVLVCLLPVPAAASAPPTPMRYAADTWKSMTASVDPGTGLIADNVTGDLKTRSAYTSPTNIGAYLWSTVAARDLGIVSRADAYDRMRKTLSALEKLTRSRQAGMFFNWYDPRTGAVLRHDPEGTNPITPFLSSVDNGWLAAALMVVRAAEPRLRAQADGLLAPMDFGFYYDPNARPGVGGLIHGGFYEQKPSGCSVTGNYRGGPPVYYTCNHYDVLNSEPRIASYLGISRGQIPATHYFALNRTFPPICQYAFKQKPVGYTTTYDGVPVFEGAYTYRGMKFVPTWGGDMFEALMPDLFVPEEKWATHSWAVNHPLYVRGQIEHGLVETGYGYWGFSPASNPKGGYGAYGQPWLGMSPDGYPSDLEGTRVDPGFEGCRPPGPKPVFGDGVVTPHAAFLALPYAPGAVLGNLAKLRENFDAYGPGGFYDSVAVRSGTVAKRYLALDQGMTMAALGNYLARDDIRRAFVRGPVEAKIRPLLAIETFNAGKE from the coding sequence ATGCGCAGATTCCTGGCCATCGTCGTGCTCGTCTGCCTGCTGCCGGTGCCGGCGGCAGCCTCGGCGCCACCAACCCCGATGCGTTATGCGGCGGACACCTGGAAGTCGATGACCGCCTCGGTCGACCCGGGGACCGGCCTGATCGCCGACAACGTCACCGGTGACCTGAAAACGCGCAGCGCGTACACCTCGCCGACCAACATTGGCGCGTATCTGTGGTCCACGGTCGCCGCGCGCGACCTCGGCATCGTCAGCCGTGCCGACGCGTACGACCGGATGCGAAAGACGCTTTCCGCACTGGAAAAGCTGACCCGCAGCCGGCAGGCGGGGATGTTTTTCAACTGGTACGACCCGCGGACCGGTGCGGTGCTGAGGCACGATCCGGAAGGCACCAACCCGATCACGCCGTTCCTGTCCAGTGTGGACAACGGCTGGCTGGCCGCGGCACTGATGGTCGTCCGCGCGGCCGAGCCGCGGCTTCGCGCACAGGCCGACGGACTGCTGGCGCCGATGGATTTCGGCTTCTACTACGATCCAAACGCGCGACCAGGTGTCGGCGGCCTGATCCACGGCGGTTTCTACGAGCAGAAGCCGTCCGGCTGTTCGGTCACCGGCAACTATCGCGGCGGTCCGCCGGTCTACTACACCTGCAACCACTATGACGTGCTCAACAGCGAGCCGCGGATCGCCAGCTACCTCGGCATTTCTCGCGGCCAGATCCCGGCGACGCACTATTTCGCGCTGAACCGCACGTTTCCGCCGATCTGTCAGTACGCGTTCAAGCAGAAGCCGGTCGGCTACACCACGACGTATGACGGAGTCCCGGTTTTCGAAGGCGCCTACACCTATCGCGGCATGAAGTTCGTCCCCACCTGGGGTGGCGACATGTTCGAGGCGCTGATGCCGGATCTGTTCGTGCCGGAGGAGAAATGGGCGACGCACAGCTGGGCCGTGAACCACCCCCTCTACGTGCGCGGCCAGATCGAGCACGGTCTTGTCGAGACCGGCTATGGCTACTGGGGGTTTTCGCCGGCCAGCAACCCGAAAGGCGGCTACGGCGCATACGGTCAACCATGGCTCGGGATGAGTCCGGACGGCTATCCGTCCGACCTGGAAGGCACCAGGGTCGATCCCGGTTTCGAAGGCTGCCGGCCGCCGGGGCCGAAGCCGGTGTTCGGTGACGGAGTCGTCACCCCGCACGCGGCTTTCCTCGCCTTGCCGTACGCGCCGGGCGCGGTGCTCGGCAATCTCGCGAAACTCCGGGAAAACTTCGACGCGTACGGTCCCGGCGGCTTCTACGACTCGGTGGCGGTCCGCAGTGGCACGGTGGCCAAGCGTTATTTGGCGCTGGATCAGGGAATGACGATGGCCGCGCTCGGCAACTACCTGGCGCGCGACGACATCCGCCGTGCGTTCGTCCGTGGACCGGTCGAGGCGAAGATCCGGCCACTGCTGGCGATCGAGACCTTCAACGCGGGAAAGGAATGA
- a CDS encoding LysR family transcriptional regulator, with translation MDVELRHLATMVAVLEEGTFGRAGARLGYTQSTISQQIAALEKSVGGAVFERPGGPKPVRITPLGAVVLEHARDLLAKADALADAVERFKAGDGRIDIGTFQSVSNVILPSVVRRLRDEHPGCDIRLSDVPPDPEIGDLDLLFYDRPLEGDLEHVRLVDDPFLLVARHGDLPDGPVPLEQLDDMPMVGCHQTCDQAWMDQALAEAGARPRIVFRSPGNETILSMVRAGLGWAVLPWLAVHGSDVRTDDRLAIHELRPAPTRGIYLHWPAASTLSPLAKRAIRIATEIAADISIG, from the coding sequence ATGGATGTGGAGCTGCGGCACCTGGCGACGATGGTGGCCGTGCTGGAGGAGGGGACGTTCGGCCGTGCCGGCGCGCGGCTGGGTTACACGCAATCGACGATCAGCCAGCAGATCGCCGCGCTGGAAAAGTCCGTCGGCGGTGCGGTTTTCGAGCGGCCAGGTGGTCCCAAACCGGTACGGATCACGCCACTTGGCGCGGTCGTCCTGGAACACGCGCGCGACCTGCTGGCCAAAGCCGACGCGCTGGCCGATGCCGTCGAACGGTTCAAAGCCGGCGACGGCCGGATCGACATCGGCACATTCCAGAGCGTGTCCAACGTGATCCTGCCGTCGGTCGTACGCCGGCTGCGTGACGAGCATCCCGGCTGCGACATCAGGCTGTCGGACGTGCCGCCGGACCCGGAGATCGGCGACCTGGACCTGTTGTTCTACGACCGGCCGCTGGAGGGCGACCTCGAGCACGTCAGGCTGGTCGACGATCCTTTCCTGCTGGTGGCTCGACACGGTGACCTGCCGGACGGTCCGGTGCCGCTGGAACAGCTCGACGACATGCCGATGGTCGGCTGCCATCAGACCTGCGACCAGGCATGGATGGATCAGGCGCTCGCCGAGGCCGGTGCCCGACCGCGGATCGTTTTTCGGTCGCCGGGCAATGAAACGATCCTGTCGATGGTGCGAGCGGGCCTCGGCTGGGCCGTCCTGCCGTGGCTCGCCGTGCACGGTTCGGACGTACGGACGGACGACCGGCTCGCCATCCACGAGCTGCGGCCGGCGCCGACCCGCGGGATCTATCTGCACTGGCCGGCCGCGTCGACCCTGTCTCCGCTGGCCAAGCGTGCGATCCGGATCGCCACCGAGATCGCCGCCGACATTTCGATTGGTTAG
- a CDS encoding LacI family DNA-binding transcriptional regulator, producing the protein MADRDRMPPDAGDERAEQGERLTPPSGVTIYEVAARAGVSIATVSRALRGSGPVSAKARERVEAAVAELRFTPSRLGRSLAERRHAANGIVFPDLSGPYFAEVVLGYEEVAAEAGRSVLILSTHGRRDVPAMVRDLASRVDGMVILGRTVSDAVIGELIEGGLPVVLLARPRVNGADLVAAENTASAEHLTEHLLLHGYSRLSFVGSPQLSPDVAERWLGFRRALDRHGVRAGKPVACELDEESGFAATERILRRRDRPRALVCGNDEVALGALLAAEANGVDVPGELAMTGWDDVMAARYARPALTTVRQPMRDLGARAARALDELLEGTRKVPRHDVLPTELVVRASCGTHPTEVSR; encoded by the coding sequence ATGGCCGACCGCGACCGGATGCCGCCTGACGCCGGCGACGAACGCGCTGAGCAGGGGGAACGCTTGACGCCGCCGAGTGGCGTGACGATCTACGAGGTGGCCGCGCGGGCCGGCGTGTCGATCGCGACGGTGTCGCGCGCGCTGCGTGGATCGGGTCCGGTTTCGGCCAAAGCGCGAGAGCGGGTGGAGGCCGCGGTCGCCGAGCTGCGGTTTACGCCGAGCCGGCTCGGCCGGTCGCTGGCCGAGCGGCGGCATGCCGCGAACGGCATTGTTTTCCCGGATCTGTCCGGTCCGTATTTCGCCGAGGTCGTGCTCGGTTACGAAGAAGTCGCCGCCGAGGCCGGCCGCAGCGTGTTGATCCTCTCGACGCACGGCCGCCGTGACGTGCCGGCGATGGTGCGCGACCTGGCCTCGCGCGTCGACGGCATGGTGATTCTCGGGCGTACGGTCTCGGACGCGGTGATCGGCGAGCTGATCGAGGGCGGCCTGCCGGTGGTGCTGCTCGCGCGGCCGCGGGTGAATGGCGCCGACCTGGTCGCCGCGGAGAACACCGCGAGCGCCGAGCATCTCACCGAACACCTTCTCCTGCACGGATATTCGCGACTGTCCTTTGTGGGCAGTCCGCAGCTTTCGCCCGACGTGGCGGAAAGGTGGCTCGGCTTCCGCCGGGCGCTCGACCGGCACGGCGTACGCGCCGGCAAGCCGGTGGCCTGCGAGCTGGACGAGGAGTCCGGATTCGCCGCGACAGAACGGATTCTGCGCCGGCGCGACCGGCCCAGAGCGCTGGTCTGTGGCAACGACGAGGTCGCGCTCGGCGCTTTGCTCGCCGCCGAGGCAAACGGTGTCGACGTGCCAGGTGAGCTGGCGATGACCGGTTGGGACGACGTGATGGCGGCGCGATACGCGCGTCCGGCGCTCACCACCGTACGCCAGCCGATGCGCGACCTCGGCGCACGCGCGGCCAGAGCCCTGGACGAACTCCTTGAGGGGACGCGAAAAGTCCCCCGGCACGACGTACTGCCCACCGAGCTCGTGGTCCGCGCGAGCTGTGGGACGCACCCGACGGAGGTGTCACGGTGA
- a CDS encoding alpha/beta fold hydrolase, whose protein sequence is METTIATNGVELAVTTAGDPADPAVLLLHGAGQSSAAWDDEFVERLVAGRRFVIRYDSRDTGRSTSSPVGSPTYGLPDLVADAAGVLNELGVDRAGVVGMSQGSAVGQLLALDHPDRVASLILMSSTPGGPGHDTPDLPPPTDEIMALFKEEAPTPDWADRAAVVDYLVDAERPFAASSRTFDEVSVRAGAERAADRADDTIAAQLTNPYLIDAGPAWRPRLGEISAPTLVMHGTEDPLFPYEHGVALAKEIPGARLIGLEAVGHEIFPRHSWDIVVPAILEPTSAR, encoded by the coding sequence ATGGAGACAACGATCGCGACGAACGGTGTCGAGCTTGCCGTCACGACGGCCGGCGACCCTGCCGATCCGGCGGTGCTGTTGCTGCACGGCGCCGGCCAGTCGTCGGCCGCATGGGACGACGAGTTCGTCGAGCGTCTGGTGGCCGGACGGCGGTTCGTGATTCGGTACGACTCCAGGGACACCGGCCGGTCGACCAGCAGTCCAGTGGGCTCGCCGACCTACGGTCTGCCGGATCTGGTCGCCGACGCGGCCGGAGTGCTAAACGAGCTCGGCGTCGACCGCGCCGGCGTTGTCGGGATGTCGCAGGGAAGTGCGGTCGGTCAGCTGCTCGCGCTCGACCATCCGGACCGGGTCGCGTCGCTGATCCTCATGTCCTCCACGCCTGGCGGACCCGGCCACGACACCCCTGACCTGCCACCGCCGACCGACGAGATCATGGCCCTGTTCAAGGAAGAAGCGCCGACTCCGGACTGGGCCGACCGCGCCGCCGTGGTCGACTATCTGGTCGACGCCGAGCGTCCGTTCGCCGCCTCGTCGCGCACTTTCGACGAGGTGAGCGTACGTGCCGGCGCCGAGCGCGCCGCGGACCGTGCCGACGACACCATCGCGGCACAGCTCACCAACCCCTACCTGATCGACGCGGGCCCGGCGTGGCGGCCGCGGCTCGGCGAGATCAGCGCGCCGACGCTTGTCATGCACGGCACCGAAGATCCGCTCTTCCCGTACGAACACGGTGTCGCGCTGGCAAAAGAGATCCCCGGCGCACGGCTGATCGGGCTCGAGGCGGTCGGCCACGAGATTTTTCCTCGGCACAGCTGGGACATCGTGGTGCCGGCCATTCTCGAGCCTACCTCAGCCAGGTAG
- a CDS encoding sugar ABC transporter substrate-binding protein: MVCLLLVAVLAMSACGRSAGENAGGSSEAIGSGPAKGAITVWAMGTEGEKLSVLAKQFEAANPGAKVAVTAIPWDAAHDKLTTAIAARKTPDVSMVGTTWMGEFARTGGLDAVPPGLVKPANFFAGPQEGTVVNRTSYGVPWYVETRVLFYRTDLAAKAAVQPPKTWPELKSFATALRDKGGARFGFALKPGGEGSWNTFMPFAWQAGASIVGADGKTFTLNSPQMVQALAYYQSFFTDKLVPPTQPIGQPIQDFVAGKTGSFVSGPYDITNIDQIGGPSFKQKYALAPLPAGQTNASFAGGADLSVFKDSKNRDTAWKFVKFLSQPDVQVKWYQTVNDLPAVKSAWQNSALANDKFLSVFGQQLNSAKSPPTISTWEQVARAIDNGVEQVSRGTQAPAAAAAQIQQQCQQIGTGS; encoded by the coding sequence ATGGTCTGCCTGCTGCTGGTCGCAGTGCTGGCGATGAGCGCCTGCGGGAGATCGGCCGGCGAGAACGCCGGCGGATCGTCCGAGGCGATCGGGTCCGGACCGGCCAAAGGCGCGATCACGGTGTGGGCCATGGGGACCGAAGGCGAGAAGCTTTCGGTGCTGGCCAAGCAGTTCGAGGCCGCCAACCCCGGCGCGAAGGTGGCCGTGACGGCGATTCCGTGGGATGCCGCGCACGACAAGCTGACGACCGCGATCGCGGCGCGCAAGACGCCGGACGTGAGCATGGTCGGCACGACCTGGATGGGCGAGTTCGCGCGCACCGGCGGACTGGACGCCGTGCCGCCGGGTCTGGTGAAACCCGCGAACTTTTTCGCCGGTCCGCAGGAAGGCACCGTCGTCAACCGCACGTCCTACGGCGTGCCGTGGTATGTCGAGACCCGTGTTTTGTTCTACCGTACCGATCTCGCCGCCAAGGCCGCGGTGCAGCCGCCGAAAACCTGGCCAGAGTTGAAAAGTTTCGCCACCGCGTTGCGCGACAAGGGCGGTGCTCGGTTCGGCTTCGCATTGAAACCCGGCGGCGAGGGCTCCTGGAACACGTTCATGCCGTTCGCCTGGCAGGCCGGCGCGTCGATCGTCGGCGCCGACGGGAAGACCTTCACCCTGAACTCGCCGCAGATGGTCCAGGCGTTGGCCTACTACCAGTCGTTCTTCACCGACAAGCTGGTCCCGCCGACGCAGCCGATCGGCCAGCCGATCCAGGACTTCGTGGCCGGCAAGACCGGATCTTTTGTCTCCGGACCGTACGACATCACCAATATCGACCAGATCGGTGGCCCGTCCTTCAAGCAGAAGTACGCGCTCGCGCCACTGCCGGCCGGCCAGACCAACGCCTCCTTCGCCGGCGGCGCCGACCTGAGTGTCTTCAAGGACTCGAAAAACCGCGACACCGCCTGGAAGTTCGTGAAGTTCCTCAGCCAGCCGGACGTGCAGGTCAAGTGGTACCAGACGGTCAACGACCTGCCGGCGGTCAAGAGTGCCTGGCAGAATTCCGCGCTGGCCAACGACAAGTTCCTGTCGGTCTTCGGACAGCAGTTGAACAGCGCCAAGTCTCCGCCGACGATCAGCACCTGGGAACAGGTGGCGCGCGCGATCGACAACGGTGTCGAGCAGGTCTCACGTGGCACCCAGGCACCAGCCGCGGCCGCCGCGCAGATCCAGCAGCAATGCCAGCAAATCGGCACCGGTTCCTGA